The nucleotide sequence ACAAGCCACAGGAAGGCATCAGCTTCATCCTCGTCGACATGAAGACGCCCGGCGTCGAAGTGAAGCCGATCAAGCTTCTCGACGGGGGCTACGAGGTCAACGAGACCTGGCTGACCGACGTGCGCGTGCCGGTCGAGAACCTCGTCGGCCAGGAGAACAAGGGCTGGACCTACGCCAAGTTCCTGCTTGCCCACGAACGCAGCGGAATTGCCGGGGTCGCCCGTTCCAAGCGCGGCGTCGAAAAGCTGCGCGAAATCGCGGCGGAGGAAACACTCGACGGCCAGCCGCTGATCGAGGATTTCGATTTTGCGCGCAAGGTCAGCCAGCTGGAAATCGATCTCGCCGCGCTCGAGATCACCGAACTGCGCACGCTGGCCGGGGAACAGGCTGGCAAGGGACCGGGGCCCGAAAGCTCGATCCTCAAGATCAAGGGCACCGAGATTCAGCAGCGCCTGACCGAACTCACGCTCGAGGCGGTCGGCAGCTACGGCACGCCCTATTACGGCAGCATCGCTAACGACACCGGATCGAACGAATATCCGATCGGGCCGGAATACGCGCACCACTCTGCCGCGACCTATTTCAACATGCGCAAGACCTCCATCTATGGCGGATCGAACGAGATCCAGCGCAACATCATCACGAAAATGATCCTCGGCCTGTAAGGCTCGAGGTACCAGCGGAGAGAGACCCGTGGATTTCAACTTCACCGAAGAACAGGACATGGTGCGCGACGGACTTTCGCGCATGGTCCGCGAACAATACGACTGGGAAAGCCGCCGCGCGGCCATCGCGAGCGATGCGGGCTGGCGGCCTGAAGTCTGGGCCCAGCTGGCCGAACTCGGCATCCTCGGCATGCCCTTCAGCGAGGACGTCGGCGGTTTCGGCGGCGGCGCGGTCGACGCGATGATCGTGATGGAAGAATTCGGCAAGGGCCTCGTGGTCGAACCCTTCGTTCCCACCGTGGTTTGCGCCGGCGGCTTCCTGAAGCATGCCGGAAGCGAGGCCCAGCGCGAGGAACATCTCTCGGCGATCATCGACGGCAGTCGCATTTTCGCGTTTGCCTATGCCGAACCGCGCGGGCGCTATGACTTTGCCGATCTCGAAACCACCGCGAAGAAGGACGGAAGCGGATACGTCCTCAACGGCCACAAGGCCGTCGTCATCGGCGCCCCTTGGGCAAGCCACCTCGTCGTCACCGCCCGCACCGGCGGTGACCGCCGCGACCGCGAAGGCGTCAGCGTTTTCATCGTCGACAAATCGGCCGACGGCATCGTGACGCGGGACTACGAGACCGTCGACGGCCGCCGCGCATCGGAAGTCTACTTCGAAAACGTCTCGGTGCCCGGCGATGCGCTGATCGGCGACGAGGGCGCTGCCCTTCCCCTGATCGAGCTAGTCACCGACGAGGCGATCGCCGCGCAATGCGCCGAGGCTTGCGGCGCCATGAAGGTAGCTCATGCCATGACCGTCGAATATTCCCGCCAGCGCAAGCAGTTCGGCGTGCCGATCGGCAAGTTCCAGGTGCTCCAGCACCGCATGGTCGACATGTACACCGCTTACGAGCAGTCGGTTTCGCTGACCTATCTCGCGACGCTGAAGCTGGAAGCAGACGAAAGGGAGCGCAAGCGCGCGGTGTCCGCCGCCAAGGTCGGTGTCGGCCAAGCGGCCCGTCTTGTCGGACAGGAATCGATCCAGATCCACGGCGGCAACGGTGTGACCGACGAATATGCGATCGGCCACTACTTCAAGCGCCTGACGATCTTCGAATCGGAATTCGGCAACGTCGACCATCACCTGAAACGGCACGTCTCGCTGGCCTGAATCCGCTGAAGGCATTCAGGCCTTCAGTTCCGGAAAGCGTCTAAACCGGCCAATGGGGCCATCGGACCAATGTCCGGTGAGCCCCCTTTTGGCTGCGCGACGAATAAAGCGAGGCAAGCCTTTGCCGCTCATGTGATGCTTTGCTCGGCCTATTCTTCGCGCCGTGCGAATTCCTTTCGGGCCAAGGATTGGAAAAACCAGTCCAACGCCTCGCAAAACCCGATTCATTCGGTTAGCCTTCTGACAACAGAAGGGATTTTCATGCGCAACAAACTCGTTCTCGCCGTTTCCGCCATCGCTCTGGCGACCAGCCAAGCCAATGCACAGGAGAGCGCGGGGGCACCGGACACATCGCAACAGGCCTCTACTGCAGATGCCGCTGGCGAAGTGCGACTGGACTATGAGAAGTTCGTTCTGGGCAACGGGCTGGAAGTCATCCTCGCGGTGGACGATTCCGATCCGATCGTCTCGCTGATGACCGTGGCTCATGTCGGCTCCGCCCGCGAAAAACCGGGGCGCACGGGCTTTGCGCATTTCTTCGAACACATGGCGTTCAACGATTCCGAGAACGTGCCGCAGGGCGCCAATCGCCGCGATATCCCTGCATGGGGCGGCGATCGCAACGGCTACACGACCCGCGACCGCACGGTCTATTATGAGACCGTCCCGATCGACGCGTTCGACAAGCTGCTGTGGATCGATTCCGACCGCCTCGGCTTCATGATCAATACTGTCACCGAAGACGCGCTCGAGCGCGAAAAGCAGGTCGTCAAGAACGAGAAGCGCCAACGGGTCGACAATGCGCCTTACGGCTATGTCGGGGAAGTCGTCGCCGGCGCGCTCTATCCGGAAGACCACCCCTACAACTGGACCGTCATCGGATCACTGCCCGACCTGCAGGCGGCAACGCTGGCCGACGTGCGCGAGTTCTATGATGCTTACTACGGCCCGAACAATGCGACGCTCGCGATTGTGGGCGACATCGATATTGCCGAGACCAAGGCCAAGGTCGAACGCTGGTTCG is from Qipengyuania gaetbuli and encodes:
- a CDS encoding acyl-CoA dehydrogenase family protein, coding for MNLEFTPEEKAFRDEVRAFISQNYPAHLADFGMREDMSPEDMVAWHKILGEKGWSVPAWPVEYGGTGWTPTQRYIWSEENARVNAFMPLPFGVAMVGPVIYTFGNEEQKAKHLPGIRSGDVWWCQGYSEPGAGSDLASLKTTAVRDGDHYVINGQKTWTTLAQYADWGFFLCRTDPDADKPQEGISFILVDMKTPGVEVKPIKLLDGGYEVNETWLTDVRVPVENLVGQENKGWTYAKFLLAHERSGIAGVARSKRGVEKLREIAAEETLDGQPLIEDFDFARKVSQLEIDLAALEITELRTLAGEQAGKGPGPESSILKIKGTEIQQRLTELTLEAVGSYGTPYYGSIANDTGSNEYPIGPEYAHHSAATYFNMRKTSIYGGSNEIQRNIITKMILGL
- a CDS encoding acyl-CoA dehydrogenase family protein produces the protein MDFNFTEEQDMVRDGLSRMVREQYDWESRRAAIASDAGWRPEVWAQLAELGILGMPFSEDVGGFGGGAVDAMIVMEEFGKGLVVEPFVPTVVCAGGFLKHAGSEAQREEHLSAIIDGSRIFAFAYAEPRGRYDFADLETTAKKDGSGYVLNGHKAVVIGAPWASHLVVTARTGGDRRDREGVSVFIVDKSADGIVTRDYETVDGRRASEVYFENVSVPGDALIGDEGAALPLIELVTDEAIAAQCAEACGAMKVAHAMTVEYSRQRKQFGVPIGKFQVLQHRMVDMYTAYEQSVSLTYLATLKLEADERERKRAVSAAKVGVGQAARLVGQESIQIHGGNGVTDEYAIGHYFKRLTIFESEFGNVDHHLKRHVSLA